In Pseudonocardia sp. DSM 110487, the sequence CACCGGGTACGTGACGCTGCGGATGTACGTGCGGCTCTAACCGCGAGCCCTCGACCCGCCCGTCCGCGTAGGCTGGACAGGTGAAGGAGACGGGGCGCAAGGTGATCGCGCAGAACCGCAGGGCGCGACACGACTACACCATCCTCGACACCTACGAGGCCGGTGTGGCGCTGATGGGCACCGAGGTGAAGAGCCTGCGACTGGGCCGCGCCTCCCTCGTCGACTCCTTCGCCACGATCGACGACGGCGAGGTGTTCCTCCGCGGCCTGCACATCCCCGAGTACACGCAGGGCAGCTGGACCAACCACGAGCCCCGGCGCACCCGCAAGCTGCTGTTGCACCGCGGCGAGATCGAGCGGCTGATCGGCAAGATCCGCGAGGGTGGGCTCACGCTCGTGCCGATGTCGCTGTACTTCAGCGACGGCAAGGTCAAGCTGGAGCTGGCGCTCGCCAGAGGCAAGCGCGCCTACGACAAGCGCTCCGACCTCGCCAAGCGCGACGCCGACCGGGAGATCCAACGGGCGTACGGGCGTGCGGTCAAGGGCAGGGCGCGGGAGCTGCGGTGACGGTTCCGGACCCACCGGAGTCGGACGACGACGTCCCGCGGTTCCTCGCCGATCTCGGCGTGCCCGGCATCGTCGACGTCCACGTGCACTTCCTGCCGGAGCGCATGCTGCAGAAGGTGTGGGCGTACTTCGACCAGGCGGCCACGCACTACGGCACGCCGTGGCCGATCCAGTACCGCACGCCCGAGCCGGAGCGCGTCGCCACGCTGCGGAAGCTCGGCGTGCAGACGTTCGCGCCGCTCGTCTACCCGCACAAGCCGGGCATGGCGAGCTGGCTCACCGAGTGGGTCGCGGAGTTCGCCCGCACCACGTCGGACGCCGTACCCACCACCACCCTCTACCCCGAACCGGACGTCGCCGAATACCTCGGCACCGCCGTCGATGCAGGCGCCCGGGTGGTGAAGGTGCACGTCCAGGTCGGCGGTTTCGACCCGCGCGATCCACTGCTCCGGCCGGCGT encodes:
- the smpB gene encoding SsrA-binding protein SmpB, whose product is MKETGRKVIAQNRRARHDYTILDTYEAGVALMGTEVKSLRLGRASLVDSFATIDDGEVFLRGLHIPEYTQGSWTNHEPRRTRKLLLHRGEIERLIGKIREGGLTLVPMSLYFSDGKVKLELALARGKRAYDKRSDLAKRDADREIQRAYGRAVKGRARELR
- a CDS encoding amidohydrolase family protein; translated protein: MTVPDPPESDDDVPRFLADLGVPGIVDVHVHFLPERMLQKVWAYFDQAATHYGTPWPIQYRTPEPERVATLRKLGVQTFAPLVYPHKPGMASWLTEWVAEFARTTSDAVPTTTLYPEPDVAEYLGTAVDAGARVVKVHVQVGGFDPRDPLLRPAWGLLADARVPVVIHCGHGPIPGAHTGLDVFGEVLAEHPRLRAVLAHAGMPDYTVALNLVHRYEGVHLDTTMVGTAFSNQFAQLPADWPARLADVADRVVFGSDFPNIPYPYAEQVRAVAEWAAAEPRLGSPFLRSVLHTAPSRLLGL